A section of the Spirosoma pollinicola genome encodes:
- the cas7p gene encoding type I-PGING CRISPR-associated protein Cas7/Csp1 — MKIKSITVTLLAPMSDHAANRGEKLLGNASSIKRRPDGRVYISGQMQRHALFSAIDRLNEDHPQRNGTYVANGDGPSTNVAKDLRSDLGGYLDTNKDDYSGRRTAPATATPGVAQATSQIGRDLLVRLRMDESKDSGRKQALATNEYSQNDLMQMSFHLDVGAVGVTKEYKYETEAHVATTYKNHLEGQDGEHARRVRLFLDATRSITDYANQARNATTAEPQKVLIVLDTKMSRKAVRYFAPGTNATEKTRILAELDNRDAIYFLGDDTNPDTLSVDEAYQQALAALDTNDLYTPVA; from the coding sequence ATGAAAATCAAATCAATTACGGTTACGTTACTTGCCCCCATGTCCGACCATGCCGCTAACCGGGGCGAGAAATTGCTCGGTAACGCATCATCCATTAAACGCCGACCCGATGGGCGGGTATATATTTCTGGTCAGATGCAACGCCACGCCTTGTTTAGTGCTATTGATCGACTTAACGAAGACCATCCGCAGCGTAACGGTACGTATGTTGCTAACGGCGATGGTCCATCAACGAATGTGGCAAAGGACCTTCGTAGTGATCTGGGCGGCTACCTCGATACAAATAAAGACGACTATTCGGGTCGCCGAACTGCTCCAGCTACGGCAACTCCCGGTGTGGCGCAGGCAACGAGTCAAATTGGACGGGATTTATTAGTGCGGCTTCGGATGGATGAGAGTAAAGATTCAGGTCGTAAACAGGCGTTGGCCACCAACGAGTATAGTCAAAATGATCTCATGCAGATGAGTTTTCACCTCGACGTTGGAGCCGTAGGCGTAACCAAAGAGTATAAGTACGAAACAGAAGCGCACGTCGCAACCACCTACAAAAATCATTTAGAGGGCCAAGACGGTGAACATGCCCGCCGGGTGCGGTTGTTTCTGGATGCTACTCGTTCCATAACAGACTATGCCAATCAGGCCCGTAACGCTACTACCGCAGAGCCACAAAAAGTGCTTATCGTACTGGACACTAAGATGAGTAGGAAAGCCGTTCGCTATTTTGCCCCTGGCACGAACGCCACTGAAAAGACGCGTATCTTGGCCGAACTGGATAATCGGGATGCCATTTACTTTCTTGGCGACGATACGAACCCAGACACGCTTAGTGTCGATGAGGCTTATCAACAGGCATTAGCGGCATTGGATACTAATGACTTGTATACACCTGTAGCCTGA
- the cas3 gene encoding CRISPR-associated helicase Cas3': MEPLAKPSGITLRDHRQHVYDEALALLDAHPFWEKKYKELTGDDLRYRLKRVAWWHDAGKAHPTWRDACRSDYNLYRSWRQKNGMIIEEPDPSQNAVDFKKYEAAMRKAKKNSSPNLQNAGLRHEFDSLAQALNQLRGDDTITLTEQVAIAAHHGKLNHRHINRWQQDGKSQKDDTKGPYWSLWAKLNNESDLIGRTGKSSRSRDDWQLRVLERYRIAAVRSLLQLADTRASRRESGGITPDLEPFHYHFPDNWTKRDVQEAVLTGADQPICILRAKTGSGKTDASLLWAKHQIVGNQKPVVDEEKPEWAQKADRLTIAMPTRFTSNALAISVDKNVSSTGLYHSSAWYTRYGNVSDKERDDAKELHKLARGLATPVTVCTIDHLLLCLTGTKEDQHTSFFFLANSAVVFDEADFYDPFVQANLIVLLDTLRLLKVPVLIMSATVPDSLRVRYNIPDAIVDVKAGAQTAKCPIVWRGAVEGPKDVEGILKGMVRRGTGIVYANTVDRAYAYYQWFAEQFKKGGPKPILYHSRYTEPDKKAIEDELIAMLGKDAWTEHKNAEGIAILTQIGEMSINISAPIMLSDACPWDRLAQRAGRLDRFGLDPMGGILYVVEPLRDGTSYPAPYGELPKGGKGWIPAEAFTQTVQELASEFDEIPTPVSSASFVERVNNLYREQPTFTSKIEQNRDRLKDLMKLNWMIVSNQHADEEQITVSGEWKSRDIPPQQTVFISLPEFDATEDEEGVYVFKNWDTYRGYELEAGISCPDYLVRMGNERKQLYPFVFRVGEDKDPHTVLILVDGIYTSETGLALLGKGEKTDRAKGVIESNS, translated from the coding sequence ATGGAGCCGTTAGCCAAACCCTCAGGTATCACGCTCAGAGACCATCGGCAACACGTCTATGATGAAGCATTGGCTTTACTGGACGCACATCCTTTCTGGGAAAAAAAGTATAAAGAACTGACCGGAGACGATTTGCGCTACCGGCTCAAGCGCGTGGCCTGGTGGCACGATGCAGGAAAAGCCCATCCAACATGGCGCGATGCCTGTCGTTCTGACTATAACTTGTACAGATCGTGGCGGCAGAAAAACGGTATGATTATTGAAGAGCCAGACCCATCACAAAACGCGGTTGACTTCAAAAAGTATGAAGCGGCCATGCGTAAGGCGAAGAAAAATAGCAGCCCAAATCTGCAGAATGCAGGCTTGCGCCATGAATTCGACTCACTGGCGCAAGCTCTGAATCAACTCAGAGGGGATGACACTATTACATTGACTGAACAAGTTGCGATTGCCGCCCATCATGGTAAATTGAATCACCGCCACATCAACCGATGGCAACAGGATGGGAAGTCGCAAAAGGATGATACAAAGGGGCCATATTGGTCTTTATGGGCTAAGTTGAACAATGAATCTGATTTGATTGGCAGAACAGGTAAAAGTTCACGTAGCCGAGACGATTGGCAACTACGAGTACTTGAGCGGTACCGCATTGCCGCCGTGCGTTCTCTCCTGCAACTGGCCGATACCCGGGCCAGTCGGAGAGAAAGCGGAGGTATAACCCCTGACCTAGAACCGTTTCATTATCATTTTCCTGACAACTGGACGAAGCGAGATGTGCAGGAAGCTGTACTAACCGGGGCTGACCAACCTATTTGTATCCTGCGGGCCAAAACTGGATCAGGCAAAACCGATGCGTCTTTACTGTGGGCAAAGCATCAGATTGTTGGAAATCAAAAACCAGTCGTTGATGAAGAAAAACCGGAATGGGCTCAAAAAGCAGACCGCCTAACTATTGCCATGCCAACGCGTTTTACATCCAACGCGTTAGCAATTAGTGTCGACAAGAATGTAAGCTCAACAGGCTTGTACCATTCCAGTGCCTGGTATACCCGCTACGGCAATGTATCAGACAAAGAGCGTGATGATGCTAAAGAACTGCATAAACTGGCGCGTGGTTTGGCTACTCCGGTAACCGTGTGTACGATAGATCACTTACTTCTTTGCCTGACAGGAACCAAGGAAGACCAGCATACAAGTTTCTTTTTTCTGGCTAACAGTGCCGTAGTATTCGATGAAGCGGACTTTTATGATCCATTCGTTCAAGCCAATTTGATTGTTTTACTCGATACACTACGGCTATTGAAGGTGCCTGTATTGATTATGAGTGCCACTGTGCCAGATTCACTTCGGGTACGGTATAACATACCTGATGCCATTGTGGACGTAAAGGCTGGTGCGCAAACAGCCAAATGCCCTATTGTATGGCGTGGGGCTGTTGAAGGGCCTAAAGACGTAGAAGGTATTTTGAAAGGTATGGTTCGTCGGGGCACGGGTATTGTATATGCGAATACCGTAGATCGAGCATATGCCTATTATCAATGGTTTGCGGAACAATTCAAAAAAGGAGGCCCAAAGCCTATATTATATCACAGCCGTTACACGGAACCCGATAAGAAGGCAATCGAAGATGAGTTGATTGCAATGCTGGGGAAAGATGCCTGGACAGAACATAAAAATGCGGAAGGAATTGCCATTTTAACTCAAATAGGGGAAATGTCAATCAATATCAGCGCGCCGATTATGTTGTCAGATGCCTGTCCCTGGGATAGATTGGCGCAGCGAGCCGGACGATTGGACCGTTTCGGCCTTGACCCAATGGGTGGAATCTTATATGTAGTTGAGCCATTGCGAGATGGGACTTCTTACCCAGCTCCGTATGGTGAATTACCCAAAGGCGGAAAAGGCTGGATTCCGGCTGAAGCATTTACGCAAACCGTTCAGGAATTAGCCAGCGAATTTGACGAAATTCCCACGCCGGTTTCATCAGCCAGCTTTGTAGAACGAGTCAATAATCTTTACAGGGAACAGCCTACTTTTACCTCAAAAATTGAGCAAAATCGAGATCGACTCAAAGACTTAATGAAACTTAACTGGATGATTGTCTCAAATCAACATGCTGATGAGGAGCAGATTACTGTTTCGGGAGAATGGAAAAGTAGAGACATTCCTCCTCAACAAACGGTCTTTATCAGCTTGCCTGAATTCGATGCAACAGAAGACGAAGAGGGTGTATATGTATTTAAAAATTGGGATACGTATCGTGGTTACGAATTAGAGGCTGGTATTAGTTGTCCTGATTATCTAGTTCGAATGGGAAATGAGCGGAAGCAGTTATATCCTTTTGTATTTAGAGTAGGAGAAGACAAAGATCCTCATACAGTTCTAATTCTTGTCGATGGTATCTACACATCTGAAACAGGATTGGCTCTTTTGGGTAAAGGAGAAAAGACAGATCGAGCAAAAGGAGTTATTGAAAGCAACTCATGA
- the cas4 gene encoding CRISPR-associated protein Cas4: MNITSKLRIGGMLVGYYRLCPRKAWLSMRGIWMEQESDTVALGRLLDEYSYDRSDKHIEINAEAPDGTPLVGKIDRATLKNGVLHETKKSRSCEDAHLWQVRFYLWLLTRNGVTRSDGSPFRGQLDYPLLRRTEWVTLEPEHIDELVATVSAIRELATQDVPPTRLLKRTFCTKCAFDELCYG; encoded by the coding sequence ATGAATATCACCTCCAAACTCCGAATCGGCGGGATGCTCGTGGGGTACTACCGGCTGTGCCCTCGTAAGGCCTGGCTATCCATGCGGGGTATCTGGATGGAGCAGGAGTCGGATACGGTGGCGCTGGGACGGTTGCTGGATGAGTACAGTTACGACCGATCCGACAAGCATATTGAGATCAATGCCGAAGCCCCCGACGGTACGCCCTTGGTGGGCAAAATCGACCGGGCCACCCTGAAGAATGGGGTGCTGCACGAAACCAAGAAAAGTCGATCCTGCGAAGATGCCCATCTTTGGCAGGTTCGGTTTTATCTCTGGTTGCTTACCCGAAACGGCGTAACCCGATCCGACGGGTCGCCGTTTCGGGGACAGTTAGATTACCCTCTGCTACGACGTACCGAATGGGTCACGTTGGAACCAGAACATATTGATGAGCTTGTAGCTACCGTTTCGGCGATTCGCGAATTAGCTACGCAGGACGTCCCTCCGACCCGGCTCCTTAAACGAACCTTTTGTACCAAATGCGCTTTCGATGAGCTGTGTTATGGATAA
- the cas1 gene encoding CRISPR-associated endonuclease Cas1 yields MKKPHYLFSSGRLRRQHNTLALERATGERTPDDDPTDEGLPSVTPDGKNHPFPVETVDSLYIFGEVDINTKLITFLGQQGIPTFFYDYYGYYTATLYPRESQLSGRLRVDQARHYLSPKRRLVLARAFVESALFNIERVIKYYQPRLSGDEQLAVQKTLLDLKRDRDALPLTVDIPTLMAVEGRIRDRYYRLWPYFLGPEVAARFPFNKRERRPPSNELNALISFGNSLCYTTVLRQIYRTALDPTVAFLHEPGDRRFSLALDLAEVFKPLLVDRMIFRLIKTAELTPKHF; encoded by the coding sequence ATGAAAAAGCCCCATTATTTGTTTTCGAGTGGCCGACTGCGCCGACAGCATAACACACTAGCCCTGGAACGAGCGACTGGCGAGCGAACTCCCGACGATGATCCCACCGATGAAGGCTTACCATCGGTGACACCCGATGGCAAAAATCATCCCTTTCCCGTCGAGACAGTCGATAGTCTGTACATCTTTGGGGAGGTCGATATTAATACCAAACTCATTACGTTTTTGGGCCAGCAGGGCATTCCGACGTTTTTTTACGACTACTACGGCTATTATACGGCCACGCTTTATCCACGGGAAAGCCAACTGTCGGGGCGGTTGCGGGTCGATCAGGCTCGGCATTACCTAAGCCCCAAACGACGGCTGGTATTGGCGCGGGCCTTCGTCGAATCGGCGTTGTTTAACATTGAGCGAGTAATCAAATACTATCAGCCCCGGCTTAGTGGCGACGAACAGCTAGCCGTTCAAAAAACGTTGCTCGACCTGAAACGGGACCGGGATGCCTTACCGCTGACAGTGGATATTCCTACATTAATGGCCGTAGAAGGACGTATTCGGGATCGGTATTATCGATTATGGCCTTATTTCCTTGGGCCTGAAGTAGCGGCTCGTTTTCCCTTCAATAAGCGTGAACGTCGGCCACCGTCCAACGAACTGAACGCCCTGATTTCCTTTGGCAACTCGCTTTGTTACACCACCGTGCTGCGTCAGATTTACCGGACGGCTCTTGACCCGACTGTTGCATTTCTGCACGAGCCTGGTGATCGGCGCTTTTCATTGGCCCTCGATCTGGCCGAAGTGTTTAAGCCACTGCTGGTTGATCGAATGATTTTTCGGTTGATCAAAACCGCCGAATTGACACCTAAACATTTTTAG
- the cas2 gene encoding CRISPR-associated endonuclease Cas2 — translation MPFCIAVYDVNQKRTGKMLKLFRRYLTWVQNSVFEGDLTPAQLKQLQQEADMLLQDNDGIVFYQLRDERYVERIALGVDITNRSRFL, via the coding sequence ATGCCTTTTTGTATTGCGGTATATGATGTGAACCAGAAACGGACGGGCAAGATGCTCAAGCTCTTTCGGCGGTATCTAACTTGGGTACAAAACTCCGTTTTCGAGGGTGACTTAACTCCTGCTCAACTGAAGCAATTGCAACAGGAAGCCGATATGCTTTTACAAGATAATGATGGGATCGTCTTTTATCAGCTTCGCGACGAGCGTTACGTGGAGCGAATTGCTTTAGGCGTTGATATTACGAACCGAAGTCGGTTTTTATAA
- a CDS encoding transposase: protein MVKRRVFDEAFKEMAVELSYVKGSIQEAARELDIDPGRISKWRQRHKKKRSNVACQYHTY, encoded by the coding sequence ATGGTTAAACGACGTGTGTTTGACGAAGCATTCAAGGAAATGGCTGTCGAGCTGTCTTATGTAAAAGGATCAATTCAAGAAGCCGCCCGCGAATTGGACATCGATCCAGGACGAATCAGCAAATGGAGACAACGCCACAAAAAAAAACGATCAAACGTTGCCTGCCAATACCACACTTACTGA
- a CDS encoding plasmid mobilization protein, translated as MKEKDKWYKGGRPEMKPEERAEKVVQVRFTQAEYNQLLARKATVKTQTVSSYVRAICLNKPLRLKPERSTYQDILLSLIQETRSDVLRIRVNINQAARRINSTTDYQDLQQEVTRMASDMVRFDAQLREVIAAVLKGGGEM; from the coding sequence ATGAAGGAAAAAGACAAATGGTATAAAGGGGGCAGACCCGAAATGAAACCCGAAGAGCGGGCCGAAAAAGTAGTTCAGGTTCGCTTTACCCAAGCGGAGTATAATCAGCTTCTAGCTAGAAAGGCTACCGTCAAGACACAGACTGTATCCTCTTACGTTCGGGCCATTTGCCTCAATAAGCCACTTCGCCTGAAGCCTGAGCGTTCGACTTATCAGGATATTCTGTTATCGTTGATACAAGAAACCAGGAGCGACGTTCTGCGGATCCGTGTCAACATCAACCAGGCTGCTAGGCGTATCAACAGCACTACAGACTATCAGGATTTGCAGCAAGAAGTTACCCGGATGGCTAGCGATATGGTTCGCTTTGACGCTCAGCTACGAGAAGTGATAGCTGCCGTTTTAAAGGGAGGCGGAGAGATGTAA
- a CDS encoding response regulator → MDTLKPWVALLDEDVDDYIFWQHGFRRWAQHLDLYWFSSVTEFLSATSLGHDKPVALVMDGVVPDGEEMKWLSTLLLHPSCQQACLIMLSAEVTQPQREAYLRLGASDHLQKPVRLQELQEIVSTVSTHIARKSELSGL, encoded by the coding sequence ATGGACACTTTAAAACCCTGGGTTGCCTTGCTGGACGAGGACGTAGATGACTACATCTTCTGGCAGCATGGCTTTCGCCGCTGGGCTCAGCATTTAGACCTGTATTGGTTTAGCTCCGTCACTGAATTTCTGTCGGCTACTTCACTGGGGCATGACAAACCGGTGGCGTTAGTGATGGATGGGGTGGTACCAGACGGCGAAGAGATGAAGTGGCTCAGCACGCTGCTGCTTCATCCCAGCTGTCAGCAAGCTTGTCTGATCATGTTATCCGCAGAGGTGACCCAGCCGCAGCGGGAAGCATATCTGAGGTTGGGCGCTAGTGATCACCTACAGAAACCGGTGCGCCTGCAAGAATTACAGGAAATTGTATCAACTGTAAGCACCCATATTGCCCGTAAGTCTGAATTGAGTGGTTTGTAA
- a CDS encoding response regulator: MDQHTYPCVFIADDDEDDRYLLNLAFARHSPQCRLVFAHDGLDLLDALARYETSPELIILDMNMPRLNGFEALQALRQHSSYQRTPIVILTTSAAETDRQRAEQLGANEFITKPLKAELLGQIVTRLRVEWLEGNCC; the protein is encoded by the coding sequence ATGGACCAACATACTTACCCCTGCGTCTTCATCGCCGATGATGATGAGGATGACCGTTACCTGCTAAACTTGGCCTTTGCCCGGCACAGCCCTCAGTGCCGACTAGTCTTTGCTCATGATGGGCTGGATCTATTGGATGCGCTGGCTCGTTATGAGACGAGCCCGGAGTTGATCATCCTGGATATGAACATGCCCCGGCTCAACGGCTTTGAAGCCCTCCAGGCGCTTCGGCAACATTCATCCTATCAACGAACGCCCATTGTCATACTAACGACTTCGGCAGCAGAGACTGACCGTCAGCGGGCTGAGCAGCTGGGGGCCAACGAGTTCATCACCAAGCCCCTGAAGGCCGAGTTACTGGGTCAGATTGTTACCCGGCTGCGGGTCGAGTGGCTGGAGGGCAACTGCTGCTGA
- a CDS encoding LytTR family transcriptional regulator DNA-binding domain-containing protein → MIKLRIDWKRPVAYVSGDENYTTLHYPDGSTLLVAYTVSWVTTKLNLLRIHNRISVNRAYVYGWIRHDARTMAVGVTMSTFIKSLEVARRRVAYVEEQLSKPS, encoded by the coding sequence ATGATTAAACTACGCATTGACTGGAAGCGCCCCGTAGCCTACGTAAGTGGGGACGAGAACTACACAACCCTGCATTACCCCGACGGCAGCACACTACTGGTAGCTTACACCGTATCCTGGGTAACCACCAAGCTTAACCTGCTCAGGATTCACAATCGGATATCGGTCAACCGGGCCTATGTGTACGGATGGATTCGCCACGATGCCAGGACAATGGCCGTTGGCGTAACTATGAGTACATTCATCAAGTCCCTTGAGGTTGCCCGCAGGCGGGTGGCTTATGTGGAAGAGCAACTAAGTAAACCAAGCTAA
- a CDS encoding YihY/virulence factor BrkB family protein produces the protein MFEKLMSLQALSSTRIWLYDHHPFHSKTDWYTFLTKMTTKITDNDTSERAAAVSFSLILAVFPTIIFLFTLIPYVPLANLQARIMSFLGRVLPGDTFRSVETTMLDIISRPRSGILSLGFLLALYSATSGLVALMNAFATSHESEDKRGFLTIRAVAVGLTFTLALALLLAIVVLLIGGVVSSYLLRIGILNNPLFVTLLSLARYGVVFGVFVGAVSVIYRYGPGVAMNWKLVSPGAVLASGLIVLTTLGFSYYVSNFGSYNKLYGSIGTLIALMIWINLISLLLILGFDMNVALYNLEGGKTPNPNAKTTATSREP, from the coding sequence ATGTTTGAAAAACTAATGAGCCTCCAGGCCCTCAGCAGCACACGCATCTGGCTCTATGATCATCATCCCTTCCACTCAAAAACGGATTGGTACACCTTTTTAACGAAGATGACCACCAAAATTACGGATAATGACACCAGCGAACGGGCCGCTGCCGTTTCGTTTAGTCTCATCCTGGCGGTGTTTCCCACTATAATTTTCCTTTTTACGCTCATTCCTTATGTGCCCCTGGCTAATTTGCAGGCACGCATCATGAGCTTTTTAGGTCGTGTGTTGCCAGGTGATACTTTTCGCTCGGTCGAGACAACGATGCTCGACATTATTAGCCGACCCCGAAGCGGCATTTTATCGCTGGGTTTTTTATTGGCCCTGTATTCGGCCACCAGTGGGTTAGTCGCCCTGATGAATGCCTTCGCGACTTCCCATGAATCCGAAGATAAACGTGGGTTCTTGACAATCAGAGCCGTGGCCGTTGGCCTAACGTTCACGCTGGCTTTGGCTTTACTGCTGGCAATCGTGGTCTTACTGATTGGCGGGGTGGTTAGTAGTTACCTGCTGCGAATTGGCATCCTCAATAATCCCCTCTTCGTGACGCTGTTGTCTTTGGCTCGGTACGGAGTTGTGTTTGGGGTTTTCGTGGGGGCCGTTTCGGTCATCTACCGCTACGGCCCCGGCGTGGCTATGAACTGGAAACTTGTTTCACCAGGTGCCGTGCTAGCTTCGGGGCTGATTGTGCTGACGACGCTGGGTTTTTCCTACTACGTTTCTAATTTTGGTTCGTACAACAAACTCTATGGTTCGATTGGAACGCTGATTGCGCTGATGATCTGGATCAATCTGATTTCGTTGCTGCTGATTTTGGGTTTCGACATGAATGTGGCGCTCTATAATCTGGAGGGCGGCAAGACGCCGAACCCCAATGCCAAAACAACGGCGACAAGCCGTGAGCCGTGA
- a CDS encoding OmpA family protein has product MSNSLLDHLRSTFAPTAVSELSRVLGEAPAPTQKALDGLLPAVTAGVINRVSGQQGAIQLYQLLRDTPFARDPTLSQLVDTGDHRQKAAESGNGLFKQLYPDQPNRLADATAQYSGVSPGSATTLTGLVMSVLMGFLHQQLTSRSLTQAQLTALLLGETDSARLAIPTELAALLGWLLGTPRPASAMPLRTEPIPPAANEDRPAGVVWWRWLLGALALLALLFLLLRGCNRDKTQQTVGASAASATDTIASDLDGNGPEVRVGVDLPGGRKLSVVEHSFNDSLARYLATKGSQTPRVFTFDNLTFETDSARITAQARPHVADLIQIMQAYPTLQIRIEGNTDSTGDEAINDPLSGERADRVKQALIQGGIAASRVSTRERGDTKPVASNQTATGRQKNRRIDVIITKL; this is encoded by the coding sequence ATGAGTAATAGCCTACTCGACCACCTGCGCTCTACGTTTGCCCCAACGGCCGTTAGCGAACTGTCCCGCGTCTTGGGCGAAGCCCCGGCCCCTACCCAAAAAGCACTCGATGGCCTGCTGCCCGCCGTGACAGCGGGGGTTATCAACCGGGTCTCCGGGCAGCAGGGGGCCATCCAATTGTATCAGTTACTGCGTGATACGCCCTTTGCGCGTGATCCCACCCTAAGCCAGCTGGTCGACACGGGGGATCATCGCCAGAAAGCGGCGGAATCCGGCAATGGCCTGTTTAAGCAACTTTATCCGGACCAACCGAACCGATTGGCAGACGCGACGGCGCAGTACAGTGGGGTTAGCCCGGGATCGGCCACTACCCTGACGGGGCTGGTCATGTCAGTCCTGATGGGCTTTCTGCATCAGCAACTCACCAGCCGGTCGCTGACGCAGGCCCAACTCACGGCGCTTCTTTTGGGCGAAACCGATTCGGCCCGGCTGGCGATTCCAACGGAGTTGGCGGCTTTACTAGGCTGGCTCTTGGGTACACCCCGGCCAGCCAGCGCCATGCCCCTGCGAACCGAGCCGATCCCCCCTGCTGCGAACGAGGATCGGCCCGCTGGCGTAGTGTGGTGGCGCTGGCTGCTCGGGGCGCTGGCTTTACTGGCGCTGCTGTTTTTATTACTGCGTGGGTGTAATAGGGATAAGACCCAGCAGACTGTTGGCGCAAGCGCGGCATCCGCCACTGACACCATCGCTAGTGATCTGGACGGCAATGGTCCTGAGGTGCGGGTGGGGGTAGATCTGCCCGGTGGTCGAAAATTAAGCGTTGTCGAACATTCCTTCAACGATAGCTTAGCGCGCTATCTGGCGACGAAAGGTAGCCAGACGCCGCGCGTGTTCACGTTCGATAATTTAACCTTTGAGACCGATTCGGCCCGCATTACGGCCCAGGCCCGGCCCCACGTGGCCGATCTGATCCAGATCATGCAGGCTTACCCGACGCTGCAAATACGCATCGAGGGCAACACTGATAGTACGGGTGACGAGGCCATCAATGATCCTTTATCGGGGGAACGGGCCGATAGGGTCAAGCAGGCGTTGATCCAGGGCGGCATTGCAGCCAGCCGGGTGAGTACCCGGGAGCGGGGAGATACCAAACCCGTGGCCAGTAACCAGACCGCAACGGGTCGTCAGAAGAACCGCCGAATCGATGTAATTATTACCAAACTCTAA
- a CDS encoding YsnF/AvaK domain-containing protein, with protein MAHTVIGIFDNASEAQTAVDQLVSNGFSRSNIDLSAGTGSAATGSDALIPDRHVNTSGTRTEELVDDTKDVGSSVGGFFSSLFGSDDDDDTKKYSTVGDRGSIVTVHTDTDQQAEQAADILDEAGAVDVNERAAEYGYSSTLPTTPVNADGDQTIKVIEENLEVGKRTVETGGVRLRSRIVSKPVEESIRLREERVTVNRTPVNRPATAADLNAFQEGQIELTEHAEVPVVSKTASVVEEISVDKAVTEREEVIRDTVRKTEVDVENLGTTDPSIRPAGTDSDEVTYSTK; from the coding sequence ATGGCACACACAGTAATCGGCATTTTCGATAATGCTTCCGAGGCCCAAACGGCCGTTGACCAGTTAGTGAGTAACGGCTTCAGCCGCAGTAACATCGATCTGTCGGCCGGCACGGGCAGCGCGGCCACGGGCTCCGACGCCCTCATCCCGGATCGACACGTCAATACGTCCGGTACCCGCACCGAAGAGCTTGTCGACGATACCAAAGACGTTGGCAGCAGCGTGGGCGGTTTTTTTAGTTCGCTGTTTGGTAGTGACGATGACGACGATACTAAAAAGTATTCGACCGTCGGTGATCGCGGCTCGATCGTAACGGTGCATACGGACACGGATCAGCAGGCCGAGCAGGCCGCCGACATTCTGGATGAAGCCGGGGCGGTGGATGTCAACGAACGGGCGGCCGAGTATGGGTATAGCAGCACACTACCAACGACCCCGGTGAACGCGGACGGCGACCAAACCATCAAAGTGATCGAGGAAAATCTGGAAGTGGGCAAGCGGACGGTCGAAACAGGCGGGGTACGTCTACGCAGCCGGATTGTCTCCAAGCCCGTCGAAGAAAGCATCCGCCTGCGGGAAGAGCGGGTTACGGTGAACCGCACCCCGGTGAACCGGCCTGCGACAGCAGCCGATCTGAACGCCTTTCAGGAGGGTCAGATCGAGCTGACTGAACACGCCGAAGTGCCAGTGGTATCGAAAACGGCGAGTGTCGTGGAAGAAATCTCGGTGGACAAAGCGGTCACCGAACGCGAAGAAGTGATCCGGGATACGGTTCGCAAAACCGAAGTCGACGTAGAGAATCTGGGCACAACGGATCCATCGATTCGTCCGGCCGGGACGGACTCGGATGAGGTGACCTATTCAACTAAATAA
- a CDS encoding YsnF/AvaK domain-containing protein, with the protein MIPLETTPPLTDGPFFLAVDPASAGTVRIPVIQELLQVTTQLVETGRVTLTKTVHEQEQTLTIPLQHETYTVERMALNQYVDELPATRQEGNTTIYPVVKEVLVVQKRLMLVEEIRVTRQHSQTEATQTVPLRREEITVARTPLTAERPA; encoded by the coding sequence ATGATCCCCCTAGAAACTACTCCACCGCTAACCGACGGCCCGTTTTTTCTGGCAGTCGACCCAGCATCGGCCGGGACCGTGCGCATTCCTGTGATCCAAGAGCTGCTTCAGGTAACGACTCAGCTGGTAGAAACGGGCCGGGTGACGCTCACCAAAACGGTACACGAGCAAGAGCAGACCCTAACCATCCCGCTACAGCATGAAACCTACACCGTCGAACGGATGGCGCTCAATCAGTACGTGGACGAACTGCCCGCCACTCGTCAGGAAGGCAATACCACTATTTATCCCGTGGTGAAAGAAGTGCTGGTAGTCCAGAAACGGTTGATGCTCGTCGAAGAAATCCGGGTAACCCGCCAGCATAGCCAAACTGAGGCGACCCAGACGGTTCCCCTTCGCCGGGAAGAAATCACCGTTGCGCGAACTCCCCTAACTGCCGAACGTCCGGCCTGA